From the genome of Vibrio navarrensis, one region includes:
- a CDS encoding IS630 family transposase (programmed frameshift): protein MDSLNNIDFKKLASQQKSIQMKMRLLALAHFKDGHSRTQIAKFLMVSRTSVNKWVHTFLEEGLEGLKEKPRTGRPPFLTSEQREQLSQYIKDKANDTQGGRLTGADIHAYIVKEFGQHYHPDSIYYLLDHMGFSWITSRSKHPKQSQEVQDDFKKIFKIETILKIPGYIALEHVDVWFQDEARFGQQNTTTRLWAEKGTRPRAVKQQQFEYAYLFGSVCPARGIGEAMVVPWVNKEIMIEHLKQISAITEKGRHAVIIMDGASWHTNDIAEPFSNVSIIKLPPYSPELNPIEQVWSWLRQHYLANQSFTDYEDIVEKVCKAWNRFLDSTDRVSKMCIREWIDLTS from the exons ATGGACAGTCTCAATAATATCGACTTTAAAAAGCTCGCAAGCCAGCAGAAATCTATTCAGATGAAAATGAGACTGCTGGCCCTCGCTCATTTCAAAGATGGACACTCTCGCACCCAAATCGCCAAGTTTCTTATGGTGAGCCGAACCAGTGTTAATAAGTGGGTTCACACTTTTCTTGAAGAAGGATTAGAAGGGCTGAAGGAAAAGCCAAGAACGGGACGACCACCCTTCTTAACTTCTGAGCAAAGAGAGCAATTGAGCCAATACATAAAAGATAAAGCCAATGATACACAAGGCGGACGACTGACTGGGGCCGACATCCACGCTTATATCGTGAAAGAATTTGGCCAGCACTACCACCCTGATTCTATCTATTACCTGCTCGACCACATGGGCTTTTCATGGATAACTTCCCGCTCAAAACACCCCAAGCAATCTCAAGAAGTCCAAGACGATTTTAAAAAAAT ATTCAAAATTGAAACGATCCTGAAGATCCCAGGATATATCGCTCTAGAGCATGTGGATGTCTGGTTTCAAGATGAAGCCAGATTTGGGCAACAAAACACGACAACACGGTTATGGGCAGAGAAAGGAACACGCCCCAGAGCCGTGAAGCAACAACAATTTGAATATGCGTATCTGTTTGGCTCTGTCTGTCCCGCGAGAGGGATTGGCGAAGCGATGGTCGTTCCTTGGGTGAATAAAGAGATCATGATCGAGCATTTAAAGCAAATATCGGCAATCACTGAAAAAGGGCGTCATGCCGTCATCATTATGGATGGGGCGAGTTGGCATACCAATGACATTGCAGAACCGTTTAGCAATGTCAGTATCATCAAGCTCCCGCCCTATTCACCAGAGCTCAACCCGATAGAACAAGTGTGGAGCTGGCTCAGACAACACTATCTTGCCAATCAGAGTTTTACCGATTATGAGGATATCGTGGAGAAAGTGTGCAAGGCTTGGAATCGATTCTTGGACAGTACAGATAGGGTTAGCAAAATGTGCATAAGAGAGTGGATTGACCTGACCAGTTAA
- a CDS encoding IS982 family transposase, translated as MDKLIETFCDVDDFCQLFIEQWQQQLIEIGELKRRRACKLSPAEIMTILIHFHQSHYRDFKSYYLLYVCRNLTKYFPNLLSYTRFLGMTASVVVPMCSYLTSKLGKPTGIQFVDSTKIEVCHIIRAKRNKVFEGVACHGKGTMGWSFGFKLHLIINHLGELVALKLTKGNEDDRKPVPEMADAIWGKLYGDKGYISKALTGELLDKGVELITTVRKNMKKKFLSLWDRALLKKRFIIGTVNDQLKNISYIEHSRHRSMHGFILNLLGGLIAYCLRDRKPSLDLTAQEFELLESNTNLEN; from the coding sequence ATGGACAAATTAATTGAAACCTTCTGTGATGTCGATGATTTCTGTCAGTTGTTTATTGAGCAGTGGCAACAGCAACTCATCGAAATCGGTGAACTCAAGCGCCGTAGGGCATGTAAGCTATCTCCAGCTGAGATAATGACCATCCTTATTCACTTTCACCAATCCCACTATCGAGATTTCAAGAGCTACTATTTGCTCTATGTGTGCCGTAATCTGACCAAATACTTTCCAAACCTTTTAAGTTACACGAGATTCCTTGGTATGACGGCTAGCGTGGTCGTGCCAATGTGCAGTTATCTGACATCAAAGCTAGGTAAACCTACAGGTATCCAGTTTGTAGACTCGACCAAGATTGAGGTTTGCCACATCATTCGAGCCAAAAGAAATAAAGTGTTTGAAGGGGTTGCCTGCCATGGAAAGGGGACGATGGGCTGGTCTTTTGGCTTTAAACTTCATCTGATCATCAATCACCTAGGCGAGCTTGTCGCCCTCAAGTTGACTAAAGGCAATGAAGATGACAGAAAGCCAGTACCAGAGATGGCTGATGCAATCTGGGGGAAACTTTACGGTGATAAAGGCTATATCAGCAAAGCTTTAACAGGTGAGCTTCTGGATAAGGGCGTTGAACTCATTACCACTGTTCGTAAGAACATGAAGAAGAAATTTCTCTCTTTATGGGACCGAGCGTTACTGAAAAAACGCTTTATTATCGGGACAGTGAATGACCAGTTGAAGAACATTTCGTATATCGAGCATTCTCGCCATCGCAGTATGCATGGTTTTATCCTGAATCTGTTGGGAGGATTAATTGCTTACTGCTTGAGGGATAGAAAGCCCAGTCTAGATCTAACAGCTCAAGAGTTTGAGCTGTTAGAGAGTAATACCAATCTGGAAAATTAA